A genomic stretch from Juglans microcarpa x Juglans regia isolate MS1-56 chromosome 3S, Jm3101_v1.0, whole genome shotgun sequence includes:
- the LOC121258192 gene encoding trafficking protein particle complex subunit 1 has translation MQFFGGSEISPSPPAPTASGNNAHMIYVFNRNGVCLLYREWNRPLHTLNQQQDHKLMFGLLFSLKSLTAKMDPTSAEKGNLGVPQLPGQGCSFHSFRTNTYKLSFMESPSGIKIILVTHPRTGDLRESLKYIYNLYVEYVVKNPIYTPGTPIRCELFNTTLDQYARSIA, from the exons ATGCAATTCTTTGGAGGGTCAGAGATTAGCCCATCGCCTCCGGCACCAACGGCATCGGGGAATAATGCACACATGATATATGTTTTCAATAGGAATGGAGTGTGCTTGCTCTACAGGGAGTGGAATCGACCACTCCACACCCTCAATCAACAGCAAGACCACAAGCTCATGTTTGGTTTGCTTTTCTCACTCAAGTCCTTAACTGCCAAGATGGATCCCACTAG TGCGGAGAAAGGAAACCTTGGGGTGCCTCAGTTGCCTGGACAAGGTTGCTCATTTCACAGCTTTCGTACTAATACATACAAGCTTAGTTTCATGGAAAGTCCATCTGGTATAAAG ATTATCTTGGTTACACATCCTAGGACTGGTGATCTGCGGGAATCCCTTAAGTACATTTACAACTTATATGTTGAGTATGTTGTCAAGAACCCAATATATACTCCAGGAACTCCAATCAG GTGTGAGCTATTCAATACAACTCTTGACCAATATGCTAGAAGCATTGCATAG
- the LOC121258452 gene encoding LOW QUALITY PROTEIN: anthocyanidin 5,3-O-glucosyltransferase-like (The sequence of the model RefSeq protein was modified relative to this genomic sequence to represent the inferred CDS: deleted 2 bases in 1 codon): protein MSDRSSKLYGYFLTAATNMAKSNGLIANSFEQLETKAIKAISAGLCVPDGPTPPIFCIGPLVSGSNQGGDGQHECLTWLNSQPRQSVVFLSFGSMGLFSAEQLKEMAVGIENSGQRFLWVVRNPPPDDEKEPKLDELLPEGFLERTKDRGFVLKQWAPQVEVLSHASVGGLVTHCGWSSTLEAVSAGVPMVGWPLFAEQRMNRVVMVKELKVALAVKDSEEGWVSGEELGKRLRELMGEEGKTVRERVTVMRDAAVEAWREGGSSRIALAKLVQLWLSSTE from the exons ATGTCGGATCGTAGTTCCAAATTGTATGGGTATTTCTTAACCGCGGCAACCAACATGGCCAAATCAAATGGACTGATCGCAAACTCTTTCGAACAGCTCGAAACAAAAGCTATCAAGGCAATATCGGCTGGACTATGTGTTCCAGATGGACCGACTCCGCCAATATTCTGCATTGGACCTCTGGTATCAGGAAGCAATCAAGGTGGAGATGGACAGCATGAGTGTTTGACTTGGCTAAACTCGCAACCGAGGCAAAGCGTTGTGTTTCTGTCATTTGGAAGCATGGGATTGTTTTCGGCAGAACAATTGAAAGAAATGGCAGTAGGAATAGAAAACAGTGGCCAAAGGTTCTTGTGGGTAGTAAGAAATCCACCACCAGATGACGAAAAAGAGCCAAAGTTGGATGAATTATTGCCGGAAGGGTTCTTGGAAAGGACCAAGGATAGGGGTTTCGTGCTGAAACAATGGGCTCCGCAGGTGGAGGTTCTGAGTCACGCCTCAGTGGGGGGACTCGTGACACACTGCGGATGGAGCTCGACGCTTGAAGCGGTGAGTGCTGGAGTGCCGATGGTTGGGTGGCCTCTGTTTGCGGAGCAAAGGATGAACAGAGTGGTGATGGTGAAGGAATTGAAGGTGGCGTTGGCAGTGAAGGATTCGGAAGAGGGGTGGGTGAGTGGGGAGGAGTTGGGAAAGAGACTGAGGGAGTTAATG GGGGAAGAAGGGAAAACGGTGAGAGAGAGGGTAACTGTCATGAGAGATGCTGCTGTGGAAGCCTGGAGAGAGGGCGGGTCCTCTCGCATTGCTTTGGCAAAGTTGGTTCAGCTGTGGCTTTCGTCGACGGAATAA